A single genomic interval of Labeo rohita strain BAU-BD-2019 chromosome 13, IGBB_LRoh.1.0, whole genome shotgun sequence harbors:
- the sf3b5 gene encoding splicing factor 3B subunit 5: MTDRYNIHSQLEHLQSKYIGTGHADTSKWEWLVNQHRDSYCSYMGHFDLLNYFAIAENESKARVRFNLMEKMLQPCGPPADKPEDA, encoded by the coding sequence ATGACTGACCGTTACAACATCCACAGTCAGCTGGAGCATCTGCAGTCAAAGTACATTGGCACGGGCCACGCAGACACCAGCAAATGGGAATGGCTGGTTAACCAGCACAGAGACTCCTATTGCTCCTACATGGGCCATTTCGACCTTCTTAATTACTTCGCCATCGCTGAGAACGAGAGCAAGGCTCGGGTCCGCTTTAACTTGATGGAGAAGATGCTGCAGCCGTGTGGTCCGCCAGCTGACAAACCTGAAGATGCTTAG